From Candidatus Bathyarchaeia archaeon:
GTTTAGCGCCTTCCGGTCCCCGTGGAAACATAGCGTCGTAAACAAGTTTCTCAGCATCCTCCACGGTCACATTTTCATACTTTAAAATGACGGCATCCGGCAGAACGTCCACGGTTGTGAGAATGTCAAAGGGGCTTGCATGTTTATCGGTGTCCAAGAATATGAAGACGGTTTTAAACTGTTTTGGCAAGGCTCTCAACCTCGCCCCTTGTGTAAAGCGGGTTAAACGTTTAAAAATTGCTGTTAAAACATGGATTTTCCAAACATCCGGAGCACAATTTTGAAATGCTTTAAATACCTTAAAATAGTGATTGGATTAAATGTCAAACATTCTGGGAGGGAAAGAAATGACCGAAGTCGTTGAGAAAGGATTGAAAAAGATAGGCATAACCATGTCTAAACCGTTGCTGGCGATCTTATGCATAATCTTCGGCATCCTTGTGATTCTCATACCAGACCTTGTCGGGATCATATTGGGCATATTCCTCATAATTGAGGGCGTTCTATTGCTGACGGAGCATCTCGAGCTGAGAAAACAGCAGCAACAGTCATCACAACAGTAATTTAACTTTTAAACACTTTCCCCTCCCTCTTTTCTCAGAAAACCGATCTTAAACATCGTGAGTAGTAGCGGTGTTCCAACTATAAGCGAGACAAACACAGCAATAAAATCTTCTATGTATGACCAAACGGCAGCTCCAACGAAAGCATCCTGCAGACTGCTAAAGCTTTCGAAGAAGAGATGGTGTAGGCCACATGGGATAAGTAGGAAAATTCTTATCAGCGAATCCGTGGCTATGCAGACAAAGGAAATCAAAGCCAACTTAACGGGTAAACGTTTAAAGTTCACAGTATACAAGGTTCCGCCAATTTTTGCTGTTGGATAAACAAGAGCTGCGGCCGCTAAAACGTCTAAAATAGTCCATAGGGGAAGGTTTCGCCCGTAAGGATGAAGGAAATAGGCCAGCAAGGTTGCAAGGTATAATCCTAAAACCGGTTTCCATTTTGACTGGGCGAGCCATGCAGCGGCTAAAACGCTTACTGGTTCCACAATTATGCCGAACATCCAAAAAGGGTCTAGCTTAATCATACGCGCAACTAAAGCGCCGATTAAGGCTGCTGTGAAACCTATGCGGGGGCCAAGAATAATCCCTTCAATGGATTCAAGGTATACCCCCCAGTTCCGCCACAAACCAAACGAAACAAAGTATAGGACAGCATGTAGGGCCGCAAAAATTGATGCTAAAGCTGTCTTCCGTGTTTTGTTCAGTTTACAGTCACCGCCGTCCTATGGATTCAGCTTTAAAGTTTGAATTGACATGGCTGCAAATAAACTTTAAACAGCCTTAAAGTTGCTTAAGCGTTTAGCAAAAGTTGCACTGCCAAAATTATTATTGCGGTTAGGGTGCCAACCGCGAGCATTGCCGCACCATAAAGCCAGCCATTTTCCTTTGCTATTTTGCCCAAGTATATGCCCAGAAGAAACAGCGTCGCCATGGAAAATACCAAAGAGAAAATGTAGGCATTGAAAACTGTGATCAATTTGGCGGATGCCAAAATGAATGGCGAAAGCGATATAGCCGCAGTTAGGGCTGGTGAGAGGCCGTCGATTAGGGCTACGTAAATTATGACGAAGCGGGCTGCTTCGTAGTGTAAGGGGTTCACACGGTTATTTGTTGCTTCTTCCATTTCCTTTAGGTGGCGTTCTCTTTCAGCCTTTTCAGCCATTAAGGCGCCGAAGAATCCTGAAACGCCCATGGCGAGGCATGCACCGAAACCCGCCAGCAACACAACCTCTGGTTTTGCAACTCCAGCTATCCATGAGCCTAAAACTATGCCGAAAACGGTCATGGCTCCGTCAAAGCCGTTCATGACAAAATATCTTCTAGCTATTCCACCAGCCTTTGTAATATGGAGGTAGACCCTAATCTTCTTGAGGATGCTCTTTAAAGAACTGCCCAACTGTTAGTCTTTCACCTTTCGCAAGGACAAACGGTTAAAGCCCATGATTTTAGCCGCAGTTTTAATACCACAACAGTTAATTATAAAGTTTTAGAATTCAGCTTCATCTTCAAGGAGGAGAAATTGTGACGATCGTTGAAATATTAGAGAAACTTTCAAACGCTTGTGGAGTGGCTGGACGGGAAGACGAAGTTAAAAAAATTATGAAGGATTTTTTAAAACCTTGCGTGAATGAGATTTCAGAGGATAAGCTTGGAAACATCATAGGCGTCAAAAAGGGCAAGAAGAACGCGCCGAAGGTTATGCTGGCCGCCCACATGGACGAGATAGGGCTTTTTGTAAAAACTATTTCCAAGGATGGCTTCCTCCAGTTCACGAAGATCGGCGGGATAGATGACCGCATTCTGCTGGCGCAAAAAGTGATAGTTCACACGGAGAAGGGTCCCCTGCATGGGATTATTGGCTCCAAGCCTCCCCACATACAGAAGGAAGAGGAACGTAAGAAAGTGTTCACTTATGATGAGCTCTTCGTAGACATCGGCGCGGAAAGCCAAGAAGAAGCCAAGAAAATGGGCGTCAAAATAGGCGACCCAGTGAGTTTTGACATAAAATTCGCCAGAATAGGAAATGATGTTGTAATTGGAAAGGCCTTTGACGATAGAGTTGGCTGTGCAGTGATGATTGAAGCCATGAAAATGTTGAAGGAAACAGAGTGCACCATTTATGCTGTTGGAACAGTTCAGGAGGAAGTTGGCCTAAGGGGCGCCACGGTGGCGGCCTTCGGCATATACCCCGATGTCGGCATAGCTCTTGACGTGACGGTGGCAGGCGACGTTCCAGGCGTCAAAGAGGTGGAGGCTCCCGTGAAAATGAGGAGGGGACCAGCCATAGAAATTGCGGATATGGGTTTAATCACGCATCCCAAAGTACTGCGGCTTCTCGTGGAAGCAGCTGAGGAAAACAACATTCCATACCAGCTTGAAACTGGGCTGCCCGGCTCAACGGATGCTGCCCGTATAGCCCTGACGAGGGAAGGCGTTCCGAGCGGCGTTATATCGGTGCCAACCCGCTACATCCATAGCCCTGCATCCATGGTAAGTCTCAAAGACGTGGAAAACGCCGTAAAGCTAACGGTGGCGGCCCTCCAGAAGATCCCAAGATACTTTTAGCAAAATTAACTAAACTTCCTTCTTTCACCCAATATTTTGTGAAAAGAAGCACTGCTGAAAAGGCCACTGCATAGGGCAAAAACCAAACCAACACTTGACTTAAAAGGGAGGCTTGTGCAAGCGTATCCAACACCTCATTGTTCATTATCATCCCGGATTGAAAGCTGTTCCATAAGCCGTGAACCAGGATAGACGGGACGAGGCTTCTGATTTTGCTGTAAAAGTAGCCGAAAAGCAAGCCGAAAATGAACGTGAGCGCTATGTACTGGAGCATGCCGAAGGGGTTGAAGGGCGAAAGATCCCAGACAAAGTGCCATAAGTCGAACAGCATCGCCTGAAAAAGGACGGCCTTGAAACCGCCAACCTCTCCATGCTTGTCTGAATATAGCCTCTGAAAAGACCCTCCTCACTTACGCCTACAAGCAAAACCTGGAATGGCAAATTTAGAAGGAAGAGAGCAACATCAAAGGATGAAATCGTCAACTGGTTTAGCAGGACATAAACAACCACGCTGTGAACGAGGAGAATTGTTCCCTGAAGGATTGCGAAGAATAGCACTCCATACAGAAGACCCTCCGCCATTCCTCTCGTCTTAAAACCGAAAGCCGATGGATCCGTTTTCTCCACAAGGATAATCGTCAGGATTAGAAGATAGATTAGGGTGCCTTCTCGTATGGCATGTCAAATAGGAGCACTGATGGGATGCGCACCAGCAGAGCCAAAAAGAAGAGCGTTAAAGCCCACCCAACAACAGCGCCCAGAGATTTTCCATCAGTCTACTTTTGAAAGCTCAACTTTTTTGGCATAATCCCTCTCCCACAGGTAGAGGGACAGCAACAACACCAATGCGAGAAGCGTTGGAGGTCCTACATCACCGTTAGAAAGATGTGCCGCCAACATCACCGCCAATGCAACAATAAAGTAGATGGAAACGCTGACAGCAAACTCTTTCCGCACGTATTTAACGTGAAGCCATAGCGGCTATAAGACCTATGTGGAATGATTTAAAATAGCGGCAGTCTTAATGGTTAGGATGGCAGAAGCCATGAAGAGGCGGAAAGGCTACAAGTTTCTTGAGCACACGGCAGATGCCTACATAGCTGCTTATGGTGAGGACCTAGCTGAAGCCTTTGAGAACGCCGCCGTCGCCATGTTTGATGTTATAACCGACGTGGAAAAAGTTAACCCGGAAATCGAGGACTATGTTGAGGTTTCAGGAGAGGACGAGTATGCGTTGCTTTACAATTGGCTTGAAGCGCTGCTTGTCAAGTCGGAAGTTGAGGGGATGCTTTACTCAAAGTTTGAAATTCGAGAATTAAACAGGGAGAATGGCGGTTTTAGGCTTAAAGCCAAGGTCTGGGGTGAAAAGTTCAATCCAGAGAAGCACGTGCAGAAGGTGGGCGTTAAGGCTGTCACCTACCATCAAATGGAGATAACAAGGGAGAAGGGCAAAACTGTTGCCAAATTCATCCTAGACATTTAACATTATACGAGTTTTAATTTCTTCAAGCCCTCCAGTATTTCCTCGACAATAACCTCGGGCGGCGTCTCAAGTTTATCGCATTTAGCCTCCACGAAGGGCACGCCCTTACCCCTATAATAGTCTAGGAGCGGCTGCGTCTGTTTCTCGTAGACCTCAATGCGTTTCTTAATAACCTCCGGTGTGTCGTCTAGACGCTGGTAAAGGGGCCCACCACACTTGTCGCACGCCAGATCCCTTTTTGGTTTTAGGAAGAGCAGGTTGTATATGGCACCGCAGTTTTGGCATATACGCCTAGAAGACAAACGCTCGATTATTATCCAGTCCGGCACGATAAGGTGGATTACCGCGTCTACTTTGGCGATTTTATCTAAGGCTTCGGCCTGCCATACTGTTCGCGGGTAGCCGTCGAGGATGAACCCCTTACCTTTTGGGATTTTAGCCAAACTTTGTTTCAGAACCTCCAGCGTTATATCGTCTGGAACCAGTAAGCCCTTTTCCACGTATTCCCTAACCTTTCTGCCCAGCGGCGTGTCCGCCTTAATCATCTCCCTGAAAATGTCGCCTGTGGCTATGACTTCAACGTCAAGTCTTTCCTTAAGCCTTGATGCGTAGGTTCCCTTCCCCGAGCCTGGTGCCCCAAAGATTATGAGGTTCACCATGCCTCTCGCCCTTTTCAAATGAGCCTCTTTTGTGAGCTGATCATTTTTTAAGTATTGCTGTAGCCGTTTATGTTTTATCGTATGATGAAGGCTATCTCTCTGACAAGTGTTTCCGGGATTATGGCTCTGCCCTTACGCTTGCTCAGCTTAACAAAGCCTATTCTCCTGAGGACTTGAAGGTCTTGGTAGACGTTTTTGACGTTTCGCCTAAGCTTCTTGGCCAGATCATTTATGGATTCCACCCTCGAAGTGGCTAGCCTATGTAGAAGTTCAATGCGTTTAGGCGTTAGCAGCGCAGCGTGTTCCGGTTTAAGCTCTTTGATCTCCTCAATGACGTAGTCTAGGGTGCCTTCCTCCAAGTAGCCCTTGTAGCTGTCTATGAGTTCAGCCCACTCGAAAAATGCGCTGGCGAACTTTGCGTCAAGTCGCTGCTTAAGGAAAAGCTCCTCAAACTTTTCAAAGCTCATCCCAAACTCCCCTTCAAAACGCTTGATTCAATCCTCAACCTCTTCAGTCGTTAGATTCCTGACTATTCGAAGAAGCATGTCCGTTCATAAGACTGGAAGGCTTAATCTGCTTTTAAATGTAGCTTGCCTGAGGACAAGCGCCGCTTGGGACTGTGCAAAACGTTTAAAGCGGCTACCACAAACTTAAGATTCCACTCCAAAATGGGACTGAACTATGACCACCGTGAGGGTTAACGAACAAATCTACATGGTTGACGTCAAGACAGCTGGACAGAAAAACTTCATTGCCAGCTACATTTTGATGGGCGAAAGAGCGATAATAGTTGAAACAGGACCCATATCCTCGGTTCAGAACCTTATTCACAGCCTAGAAGAGCTCGGCGTAAAAGCTGATGAGGTTGCGTATGTTGCCGTTTCTCATGTGCACCTAGATCATGCTGGGGGAGTTGGACCAGTGCTTAAGCGTTTCCCAATGGCGAAAGTTGTTGTTCACGAACGTGGAGCAGCTCATCTTGCAAATCCGGAAAAGCTCTGGCAACAAGCGCAAACAGTGCTTGGGCCTGTTGCCCACATTTATGGTAAACCTGAACCAGTTCCACATGACAAAATTGTGGCGGCGCATGATGGAATGGTTTTAGATGCCGGCGGCGGCATTATGCTTAAGGTTTTGGAAACGGTTGGACATGCCCCCCATCACTTGAGCTTTCATGAACCATTAAGTAATGGCGTATTTACAGGCGACTCTGCTGGGATATACTTGAATGAGATAGACGTTGTCGTCCCAACGACTCCTCCACCGTTCCGCTTGGACATGGCGCTGGCTTCCCTAGGTAAAATGGCAAATCTGAAGCCCTCAACACTGTACTACACCCATTTTGGCAAAGCGGAAAAGGCTGCGGAAAAGCTTCAGGCATATGCGAGACAACTAAAGCTCTGGGCAAGCATAGCCAAGGAAGTGCTTGAGAAAGGCGAAAGTCTAGAGACGATGCGTCAAAAAATCCTCGAACGGGACGAGGCTGCAAAAAAAGCTGCCGAATATGTCAAGGCGCATAAGGTTTTCAGCGAAACATCCATCGTGGGGAGCATGCTTGGAATCTTTGATTATGTGAAAAACTTTGGATTACCCTGACTTATTGGTGTATAAGCCAAAATTCCTTATATTCCCGTCATGCCTTTAGTCGGTTAGGGTGAAATATATGGGTGAAGAAGGCGAAGGCAGACCTCCCTCCGAAAAGGTTCCCCTTGAGAAGGTTAATGATTACACTTGGCGCATTCCAAAATACAAGCCTGGAATGAGGGTTCCAGGCATAGTTTTCGCCAACAAGGAATTGTTGGAGAAGATGCAAACGGACAGAACCCTTGAACAGTGCGCTAACGTTGCCCACTTACCCGGCATATACAAGTATTCCATAACATTGCCAGACGGCCATGAGGGCTACGGCTTTCCAATAGGAGGTGTAGCGGCAACAGACTACGAAGAGGGTGTCATAAGCCCCGGTGGAGTAGGCTATGATATAAACTGTGGTGTCCGTCTCTTGACAACGAACCTCACTGAAAAAGATATTAGACCCAAGCTTGTCGAGCTTACAAACACCATCTTCGAGAATGTTCCCTGCGGTTTGGGAAGCCGCAGAAAAGATTTCAAAGTGTCAATTCACGATCTAGACCGGCTTGTCGTCGAAGGCGTTGAATGGGCCATTGATCAGGGCTTAGGATGGGATGAGGACGCTGAGCACTGTGAAGAGCGGGGATGCATGAAAAACGCCAACCCGGACAAGGTCTCAACCAACGCCAAAAACCGGGGTCTCCCACAAATAGGCACCTTGGGCTCAGGAAATCACTTCCTCGAAATCCAAAAAGTCGACAAAATCTACGACGAGAGAACAGCCAAAGCCTTCGGAATAGAACAGGAGGGCCAAGTGACGGTTATGATTCACTGCGGCTCAAGAGGCTACGGCCACCAAATCTGCTCAGACTACTTGAGAGTTATGGAACGTGCAGTCCACAAATACAAAATCGTCCTACCGGACCGCGAGTTGGCATGTGCCCCCGGAACCAGCAAAGAGGCTGAAGACTACTATGAAGCCATGGCATGCGCCATCAACTATGCCTTTGTAAACCGCCAAGCCATAATGCATTGGGTTAGGCAGAGCTTCCAGCAAGTTTTCAAGCTGGACCCAGAAAAGTTCGGCCTAAAACTATTGTATGATGTGGCCCACAACATCGCCAAAATCGAAACCCACAAAGTGAATGGCGAAACAAAGAAGGTTTGGGTTCACAGAAAAGGCGCCACGAGGGCTTTCCCGCCCGGCCATCCCGAAATCCCGGCGGACTATCGAAGCGTGGGCCAACCCGTGATAATCCCCGGAAGCATGGGAACAAGTTCATGGCTCTTAGTCGGCACAGAAAAAGCCATGGAAATAAGCTTCGGCTCAACAGCCCACGGAGCCGGAAGAATGCTAAGCCGCGCCGCAGCCAAGAAAAGATTCTTCGGCGGAGATGTCAAAAGAAGCCTTGAACAGCGAGGCATAGCCGTCCGGGCGGCCAGCGCCGTTGTATTGGCGGAGGAAGCAGATCCGGCATACAAAAACGTGGACATAGTGGCGGATGTGAGCCACAAGGTCGGCATAGCCACAAAAGTCGCTAGGCTCGTGCCGCTGGCAGTGGTTAAGGGCTAACCTTGACTGTAAGGGGCTAACAGTCCTCTTGCACTATGCCCCATATTTATTGCGGATTAAGGCACAGTCAAGCTAAAATTGATTGTTTCTCCTTGTATTACACGATTTCAAGAGTGGTTTGATTGCCCCTTAAAGACGAATGTAAACTCTGCGGACGTGTGCTTCCCTTAGGCTATATTAGGCGGTGCCAACGCTGCGGCAAAACCTTCTGCCTAGACTGCATGGTTCCAGACGTTATAACCGGGGATGCTGGAAAACTCTTCTGCCTAAACTGTGCAAGGAAAATGGTTTCACCAAAAACCAGTAATAAGTATGAGGCTTTAACGCGTTATCTGCGTTTCAGGTCAGCCTTCACAGACACGGTGCGGCTTTCCTTCGCCCAAATAGACGGCATAATAGGCGACAACTTACCCCTAGAAGCCTACCGCTCAACGGAATGGTGGAAAAACACGGCACACGCGAAAGCTTGGCTTGATGTGGGGTGGGAACCCGTTGAAATAAACCTAAAAGAGGCTTATGTAGTCTTTCAAAAAACTAAAGTCCCTCCGATGGTTAAGCTTGAGAAAAGAGAGGGGAAGACCAATCATCCCCAAAAACCCTACACGCCGCCGCCAGCCCGAATTTTCAAGAGGCGGAAGCCTTCAAAGACGAAAATAGCCAAACTCTATGCCAGACTCAAAAACATTGAAAGGGCAAGAGCCGCCCAGCCCAAGCTTCGCGGAGATTTCAAGCCAAAACCAGCCCACGAAAAACGACTACTCAAACCGAAAAGCGAATAAGAACAATTATATTTAAACCTCAATAATGGTCGTGGCGAAAACTGGGAAGTGCGGCCGTCGTCTAGTCTGGTTAGGACACAGCCGCCAAAACAGCGGTGGAAGCCTTCCAAGCCTGCGATCCCGGGTTCAAATCCCGGCGGCCGCACCACACAAATTTTAAGCAGGATATGGCTATACCCTACAGGGGAACAAGCTTATGCCCGTAGTTCATGTGTATGTTTGGGAGGGCTTTGGAAAAGACAAAACAAAAACATTGATTCAAGGCATAACAAAAGTTTTTGGAGGTTTAGGTGTCCCAGAAAACGTTGTGGAGGTCCTCGTGCACGAAGTTCCTAAATCCAATTGGGGCATAGGCGGCGAACCAGCTTCAGAAAAGTTCAAGGACAAACCGTAAGACATAAATTAACAGCTTTTACAAAGCGCCGATAATCTCCTGAATTTTCTTTCCTGCCTCGCAGAGACTTCTTGCAGTGACGTCTGGCTGCTGGCCACTCTCCAACAACTTTTTAAACGGGAAAAACTGGGAAGCCACAAATATTGTTTTCATGCCAAGCTGTTTTGCGCCCCTAATATCCTCGTCTGGGCTGTCTCCAACAAAAAGGGTTTCCTCAGCCTTCACCCCAAGCCTTCCCAAGGCTTCCTCAAAGATTTTTGCATGAGGCTTGCGCCATCCCACGGCATCTGAAACCAGTATTATATTGAAGAAGTTGCTTATTCCAACTTTTCTAGCCCCCGCATATATCACTGGTGCGTAGGTGAAGTTTGAAACCAAGCCAAGCTTGTAGTTCCCATAGAGCATTCGCAAAATCTGCTTTGCGCACCTTCTAAGCCTAAACGAACTCACATAATCCTCAAAGAAAACGTTAACAGCCGCCTTTATGCGCCAGTCATCAGGGGTTGTCTCAAAACCCAAATTGTTTAATGCTTCTGAAATCCAAACGGCATTCGTAACCTCAACAAACTTCTGGTAGCGGATAACCCTATACTTTTCATGTGCCTCCGTGTATGCATCCAAAAAGTCCTTTTGGCTCACATTGAAACCCGCATCCACAATGGCCCTATAAAGCTTCATTTTTGAGTTTTCCAGGCTGTAGCCTTTCACGTTGACCAGTGTGCCAATGAAATCAAACAAAACAGCCTTTATTTCAGGCAATTCGCTGTCTCCCTTCATATTTGTAGTATTTCTTTGCAATACTTATTCCATTTTAATAAGATTTAGGTAGGCCTTCGGATTCTGAAATAAACGTGCATTTCCATGTCATTCAGAGACTACCTTCACGAGAAGGCTGAAGAATCAAGGCATAATGAGACAACAGCCTATCTAATGTTCTTGGCTGGAACCGTTTTCTTTGTCGGCGGAGTCCTCGAAACCCTATTCATGTCTCAGTTCATCAATAAAGCCCCGGAATGGTTCATTTTCATACCATATTATATGGAACCCCATGTGGGGGCGGTTATGGGCCTAGCCCTAATAATTGGGGGCTTAACCCTCATAGTTTATGGAATTGTGGCAGGTGTAAGCTACTCTAGGGATAGAAGCTGGTACATGAACGAGCTGAGGAAGGCAAACTCGCTGGAGGAAGTACTACTATCAAGGAAAACTGTTGCCGTCAGGGAGGAAGTGAAGAAGCAGAAGCCACTAGCCAAAAAAGCTAGACATGCGGAGAAATAATTTGGGGAACAATTTCAGCTAGCTTTCTAGCGAATGCCGTTTTGGCAAGCGCATCTACATCCCCCAAAGCTTCCTCAACCTTTAAATCGAAGGGCAGCTCTCCCAGGAAGGAGACGCCCATTTCATTTATCCTATCTTTAATGGTGAAGCTTTGTCCCATCTTCATGTTTTCGAGGACGCCTACAACGGGCACTTTTAACTCCTTTAAAAGCCTCAAGAGTTTTTCAACAGTTTCAAGGGCAAGCATGGAAGGCGTACTTACAACCAGGAACTCGCTTCTCCTTACAAGTCTAATTATGTCGAGGGTTGCATCACTTATTCCCGGAGGCATATCGATTATCAGGTAGTCCAGACTGCCCCATAGCGTTGTGGAAAAAAGCTCTATTAGAATGTTTGAGATGTCCGCACCTCGCAGCGGCAAAGTTTCTTCGCCGGAGAAAGCCACGATTGACATGTACTTTAAACCGTGAACATGCATTGGCACTATACCCTTTTCCTCCCTAATCTCAAGTCTTCTAACACCTAAGATTCTATGGGTTGATGGACTTGTGAAATCTGCGTCAAAAAGTCCGACCTCAAAGCCCTTGTCTAAGAGAGTTAATGCGAGAACCGATGCAACCAAGCTTTTGCCTACGCCGCCCTTGCCGCTTGAAACGGCGATAAGCCTTCTAACTTTTTCAAGCCTCTTTTCTATGATGTTTATCCGCGGATCCACATTACTATTTGATCCCTTTAATGCTTTCAATTACGATGCCTCTCCCCTCAAGAATTTCGAAGTCTGGGCTGCCGCATTCTGGGCATTTAATGTAGGCGTGCACAATCTCTGGGACGAAGTGCACCGCCTCCGCAGCCTCCCTATCCAGTTTGTTTTGGCTGAAACTCCACTTATGTCCACACGCCCGGCAGAGCAATTCAGCCTTGATAGTTTCTATCATAAACTCGGCATTTTCTAGTTTGCCAACTCTAAGCTCGGAAAGAGCGAACTTCAAAATGTCTACTTCCACCTGCTGGAGTTCACCAACCTTTATTTTAACCTCTCTTACCTCCGCTAATCCCTCTTTCTCGGCTATTTCAAGAGTAGACTTGATTATGGCTTCAGCTAAAGCCCATTCGTGCATGGAAAAGCCTTCACACTTCTCACATTTAAAACGTTTGCAGGAAGATGATTT
This genomic window contains:
- a CDS encoding DUF5362 family protein; protein product: MTEVVEKGLKKIGITMSKPLLAILCIIFGILVILIPDLVGIILGIFLIIEGVLLLTEHLELRKQQQQSSQQ
- a CDS encoding M42 family metallopeptidase translates to MTIVEILEKLSNACGVAGREDEVKKIMKDFLKPCVNEISEDKLGNIIGVKKGKKNAPKVMLAAHMDEIGLFVKTISKDGFLQFTKIGGIDDRILLAQKVIVHTEKGPLHGIIGSKPPHIQKEEERKKVFTYDELFVDIGAESQEEAKKMGVKIGDPVSFDIKFARIGNDVVIGKAFDDRVGCAVMIEAMKMLKETECTIYAVGTVQEEVGLRGATVAAFGIYPDVGIALDVTVAGDVPGVKEVEAPVKMRRGPAIEIADMGLITHPKVLRLLVEAAEENNIPYQLETGLPGSTDAARIALTREGVPSGVISVPTRYIHSPASMVSLKDVENAVKLTVAALQKIPRYF
- a CDS encoding archease; translation: MVRMAEAMKRRKGYKFLEHTADAYIAAYGEDLAEAFENAAVAMFDVITDVEKVNPEIEDYVEVSGEDEYALLYNWLEALLVKSEVEGMLYSKFEIRELNRENGGFRLKAKVWGEKFNPEKHVQKVGVKAVTYHQMEITREKGKTVAKFILDI
- a CDS encoding nucleoside monophosphate kinase — translated: MKRARGMVNLIIFGAPGSGKGTYASRLKERLDVEVIATGDIFREMIKADTPLGRKVREYVEKGLLVPDDITLEVLKQSLAKIPKGKGFILDGYPRTVWQAEALDKIAKVDAVIHLIVPDWIIIERLSSRRICQNCGAIYNLLFLKPKRDLACDKCGGPLYQRLDDTPEVIKKRIEVYEKQTQPLLDYYRGKGVPFVEAKCDKLETPPEVIVEEILEGLKKLKLV
- a CDS encoding MBL fold metallo-hydrolase, with amino-acid sequence MTTVRVNEQIYMVDVKTAGQKNFIASYILMGERAIIVETGPISSVQNLIHSLEELGVKADEVAYVAVSHVHLDHAGGVGPVLKRFPMAKVVVHERGAAHLANPEKLWQQAQTVLGPVAHIYGKPEPVPHDKIVAAHDGMVLDAGGGIMLKVLETVGHAPHHLSFHEPLSNGVFTGDSAGIYLNEIDVVVPTTPPPFRLDMALASLGKMANLKPSTLYYTHFGKAEKAAEKLQAYARQLKLWASIAKEVLEKGESLETMRQKILERDEAAKKAAEYVKAHKVFSETSIVGSMLGIFDYVKNFGLP
- a CDS encoding RtcB family protein; translated protein: MGEEGEGRPPSEKVPLEKVNDYTWRIPKYKPGMRVPGIVFANKELLEKMQTDRTLEQCANVAHLPGIYKYSITLPDGHEGYGFPIGGVAATDYEEGVISPGGVGYDINCGVRLLTTNLTEKDIRPKLVELTNTIFENVPCGLGSRRKDFKVSIHDLDRLVVEGVEWAIDQGLGWDEDAEHCEERGCMKNANPDKVSTNAKNRGLPQIGTLGSGNHFLEIQKVDKIYDERTAKAFGIEQEGQVTVMIHCGSRGYGHQICSDYLRVMERAVHKYKIVLPDRELACAPGTSKEAEDYYEAMACAINYAFVNRQAIMHWVRQSFQQVFKLDPEKFGLKLLYDVAHNIAKIETHKVNGETKKVWVHRKGATRAFPPGHPEIPADYRSVGQPVIIPGSMGTSSWLLVGTEKAMEISFGSTAHGAGRMLSRAAAKKRFFGGDVKRSLEQRGIAVRAASAVVLAEEADPAYKNVDIVADVSHKVGIATKVARLVPLAVVKG
- a CDS encoding tautomerase family protein, whose translation is MPVVHVYVWEGFGKDKTKTLIQGITKVFGGLGVPENVVEVLVHEVPKSNWGIGGEPASEKFKDKP
- a CDS encoding HAD family hydrolase, which codes for MPEIKAVLFDFIGTLVNVKGYSLENSKMKLYRAIVDAGFNVSQKDFLDAYTEAHEKYRVIRYQKFVEVTNAVWISEALNNLGFETTPDDWRIKAAVNVFFEDYVSSFRLRRCAKQILRMLYGNYKLGLVSNFTYAPVIYAGARKVGISNFFNIILVSDAVGWRKPHAKIFEEALGRLGVKAEETLFVGDSPDEDIRGAKQLGMKTIFVASQFFPFKKLLESGQQPDVTARSLCEAGKKIQEIIGAL
- a CDS encoding P-loop NTPase, yielding MKALKGSNSNVDPRINIIEKRLEKVRRLIAVSSGKGGVGKSLVASVLALTLLDKGFEVGLFDADFTSPSTHRILGVRRLEIREEKGIVPMHVHGLKYMSIVAFSGEETLPLRGADISNILIELFSTTLWGSLDYLIIDMPPGISDATLDIIRLVRRSEFLVVSTPSMLALETVEKLLRLLKELKVPVVGVLENMKMGQSFTIKDRINEMGVSFLGELPFDLKVEEALGDVDALAKTAFARKLAEIVPQIISPHV
- the hypA gene encoding hydrogenase nickel incorporation protein HypA, with product MHEWALAEAIIKSTLEIAEKEGLAEVREVKIKVGELQQVEVDILKFALSELRVGKLENAEFMIETIKAELLCRACGHKWSFSQNKLDREAAEAVHFVPEIVHAYIKCPECGSPDFEILEGRGIVIESIKGIK